From the Bacteroidia bacterium genome, one window contains:
- a CDS encoding M14 family zinc carboxypeptidase, translating into MTKKHIFPILLVAAMLPSMVASSLHAQQFSPEEDPCGHHLLSLSAHALLWGYGLDTLEADMQRWTAHPWVRMDTIGLSVQGRPLLHIALTNPSSMLPKKRIWIHARTHPIEAESSWLTRAIVNELLSASPLAAAILDHCIVNILPMLNPDGVQLGNARENANGVDIESNWGAATPQPEVRALRAQLTSLMQSPSPVGVALNLHSAYQCRRYFVYHDPAGTSELFATLQQRFIGMVRSRFPGGIEPYDYFVTWTGGTPDRYPESWFWMNFRENVMALTYEDMNCVTAGEYDRTAFALLGGAAEYLGIVGSVGITDEMASPAAFAITAVYPQPFSASGGGRLFVRVTVPESGRHVRIHVLDALGRTVAQLWDGQLSGDRVLAVSGEGLSTGVHFVRLAAGDEVRMQPIQILR; encoded by the coding sequence ATGACGAAAAAACACATCTTTCCCATTCTGCTCGTCGCGGCCATGCTGCCATCCATGGTCGCATCGTCGCTGCACGCCCAGCAATTCTCGCCGGAGGAGGACCCCTGCGGCCACCACCTGCTATCGCTGTCCGCTCATGCGCTGCTGTGGGGCTATGGCCTCGATACGCTCGAGGCGGATATGCAGCGCTGGACGGCGCATCCGTGGGTTCGCATGGATACGATAGGCCTGAGCGTGCAGGGACGTCCGTTGCTGCACATCGCGCTGACAAACCCATCGTCCATGCTTCCGAAAAAGCGTATCTGGATACACGCGCGCACACATCCCATCGAAGCGGAATCGTCCTGGCTGACGCGCGCCATAGTCAACGAGCTGCTCTCCGCCTCACCCCTTGCCGCGGCCATTCTCGACCATTGCATCGTCAACATTTTACCCATGCTGAATCCGGATGGAGTGCAGCTCGGCAATGCGCGCGAAAATGCAAACGGCGTGGACATCGAGAGCAACTGGGGTGCGGCCACCCCGCAGCCGGAGGTGCGGGCCTTGCGCGCGCAACTCACTTCGCTCATGCAGTCGCCTTCGCCCGTCGGGGTGGCGCTCAATCTGCATTCGGCGTATCAGTGCCGCAGGTATTTCGTGTATCACGATCCCGCCGGAACCTCCGAACTGTTCGCCACGCTGCAGCAGCGCTTTATCGGCATGGTCCGCTCGCGCTTCCCGGGAGGAATCGAGCCGTATGACTATTTCGTGACCTGGACAGGCGGAACCCCCGACCGCTACCCGGAGAGCTGGTTCTGGATGAATTTCCGGGAAAACGTGATGGCGCTGACCTACGAGGATATGAACTGTGTTACGGCGGGGGAATATGATCGCACCGCCTTTGCCTTGCTTGGCGGAGCTGCGGAGTATCTGGGTATCGTGGGATCCGTGGGAATCACGGATGAAATGGCGTCACCCGCCGCCTTCGCGATCACGGCGGTCTATCCGCAGCCGTTCAGCGCTTCGGGCGGCGGCCGCCTCTTTGTGCGCGTCACTGTGCCCGAATCGGGAAGGCATGTCCGCATTCACGTGCTCGACGCGCTCGGCCGCACCGTAGCGCAGTTGTGGGATGGACAATTATCCGGGGACCGCGTGCTTGCCGTCAGCGGCGAAGGGCTCTCCACCGGTGTGCATTTTGTGCGACTTGCAGCAGGGGATGAAGTTCGCATGCAGCCGATACAAATCCTTCGCTAA
- a CDS encoding TIGR03790 family protein, whose product MRTCFILLFLFCTVPVLLAQAPVNYDDVLLIINSNDTNSVAIGDYFAAKRQFRERNILRIDAPAKETITFAEFTPIRTQIEEYLIQSGLRDSINYFVTTKGVPLRVTHGESSDPRNASFDAEIMLILGVYAPHIGENTLFPTPSTFRIHSYFSKTAPYRRKDIVPFSNPQTTYDLYLTTRLIGLTKEDVFALIDRSGPFTLVNKDSALFVFDRDPRPIQLTPYDSNFALAGQLMASRGWNVLLNADSVYVTKQRNVIGYGSWGSNDHYDHLFTQFARPQSHWLPGSLAETYVSTSARNFIPGQTSGQSRIADLIAEGCTGASGYVFEPYTVALTWVNYLFDRYTRGFNLAESFYMSNPTFSWMAVVVGDPKTSIITEMPPIPTPAVSGGPSFCVGAQATIQAGNTLPGLLHWFTGDTAAVLAQGPPYDATHPLWLASGAQASFTPDKEGPLTVSLLNENFVGKGWAQTSLTIFPELRVTLALSSDTLYLDEDPTLTVNAIAPGAESFAWVFGDGGTATGADASHLYSTTGNFVVRCTASNAHCTTVEQRTVVVKQSRPGIHVQEQPIAFGKVQVLTDKSADAVIRNTLPSGIQLTTASVEGAEAQDFILSAVQLPLTIPSMGQQSLTVKFTPSALGTRRATLKLQFNGIADALEIALEGEGVSDPTDIGTMAGSVLTFDLLQNYPNPASASAVIPFALGRAAHVRLSIADATGRVHRVLIDEMRSPGLHSIPLQVSAYESGTWFIHLNVDGHRSVRAFSVLR is encoded by the coding sequence ATGCGCACTTGTTTCATCCTGCTGTTTCTGTTCTGCACCGTCCCGGTGCTGCTTGCCCAGGCGCCGGTGAACTACGACGACGTACTGCTCATTATCAACAGCAACGATACGAACTCCGTCGCCATCGGCGATTATTTCGCCGCAAAGCGACAATTCCGTGAGCGAAATATCCTGCGCATCGATGCGCCGGCGAAAGAAACCATAACCTTCGCGGAATTCACCCCGATTCGCACGCAAATCGAAGAGTATCTGATACAAAGCGGGCTGCGGGACAGCATCAATTATTTTGTCACCACCAAGGGCGTGCCCCTGCGTGTTACGCATGGAGAATCCAGCGATCCGCGCAACGCGTCCTTCGATGCCGAGATCATGCTGATACTGGGCGTGTATGCTCCGCATATCGGTGAAAACACGCTGTTTCCGACTCCCTCGACCTTCCGCATTCATTCGTACTTCAGCAAGACCGCACCCTACCGACGCAAGGATATCGTTCCCTTCAGCAACCCGCAAACGACGTATGATTTGTATTTGACGACGCGCCTCATCGGTCTGACAAAGGAGGATGTGTTCGCATTGATTGACCGGAGCGGACCGTTTACGCTCGTCAACAAAGACAGTGCGCTCTTCGTGTTCGACCGTGATCCCCGCCCTATACAGCTCACCCCGTACGACAGCAATTTCGCCCTTGCGGGACAGCTCATGGCCAGCCGCGGCTGGAACGTATTGCTCAATGCCGATTCCGTCTATGTAACGAAGCAGCGGAACGTCATCGGCTACGGCAGTTGGGGCTCCAACGATCATTACGACCACCTTTTCACTCAATTCGCGCGTCCGCAATCGCATTGGCTGCCCGGCTCCCTTGCCGAGACCTATGTCTCGACATCGGCACGAAACTTCATACCGGGTCAAACCTCGGGACAGTCGCGCATTGCGGATCTTATCGCCGAGGGCTGCACCGGTGCCAGCGGTTATGTGTTCGAGCCCTATACCGTCGCCCTCACCTGGGTGAATTACCTGTTTGACCGCTACACCCGGGGATTCAACCTCGCGGAAAGCTTCTACATGTCGAATCCGACGTTCTCATGGATGGCTGTCGTCGTCGGTGATCCGAAAACTTCGATCATCACGGAGATGCCGCCGATTCCAACGCCGGCTGTCAGCGGAGGACCCAGCTTCTGCGTCGGAGCACAGGCTACGATACAGGCGGGCAACACGCTTCCCGGCTTGCTGCACTGGTTCACGGGCGACACGGCAGCCGTTCTCGCTCAAGGTCCCCCCTACGACGCCACACATCCGTTGTGGCTCGCGAGCGGAGCGCAGGCCTCCTTCACGCCCGACAAGGAAGGTCCGCTGACCGTTTCCCTGCTCAATGAAAATTTCGTCGGCAAAGGCTGGGCACAGACAAGTCTGACCATATTCCCGGAGCTCCGGGTGACCCTCGCACTCTCGTCGGACACGCTGTATCTGGATGAAGATCCAACGCTCACCGTCAATGCCATCGCTCCCGGCGCGGAATCCTTCGCATGGGTGTTCGGCGACGGCGGAACAGCGACCGGAGCGGACGCCTCCCATCTCTATTCGACGACCGGCAACTTCGTCGTACGGTGCACGGCATCGAACGCGCATTGCACCACGGTAGAACAGAGAACGGTTGTCGTGAAGCAGAGCAGACCGGGGATACACGTGCAGGAGCAACCGATAGCCTTCGGAAAAGTGCAGGTGCTGACCGACAAAAGCGCTGATGCGGTAATCCGTAACACACTGCCTTCAGGCATACAACTGACGACGGCCTCCGTCGAGGGCGCGGAAGCCCAGGACTTCATCCTCAGCGCCGTGCAACTCCCGCTGACCATCCCCTCCATGGGTCAGCAATCGCTGACGGTAAAATTTACGCCTTCGGCCCTGGGGACGCGTCGCGCAACGCTGAAACTGCAGTTCAACGGCATCGCGGATGCACTGGAAATCGCACTGGAAGGCGAAGGTGTGTCCGATCCGACCGACATCGGCACGATGGCGGGCTCCGTGCTGACGTTCGACCTCCTGCAGAATTATCCGAATCCCGCGAGCGCCTCGGCCGTGATACCCTTTGCCCTCGGCCGCGCGGCGCATGTGCGTCTCAGCATCGCCGACGCGACGGGCCGCGTGCATCGCGTCCTGATTGATGAGATGCGCTCTCCGGGCTTGCACAGCATCCCGCTGCAGGTCAGTGCCTACGAGTCCGGAACATGGTTTATCCATCTGAACGTGGATGGTCATCGGAGTGTGCGCGCATTCAGCGTGCTGCGATAA
- a CDS encoding DUF2179 domain-containing protein codes for MPFGFDADARLLSFLLFPLLIFLARVLDVSLETIRIILISRGMKLLSSAIGFVEILIWLAALGHIMQHLDDPVNYFAYAAGFAVGNYVGIWIENRLAMGLSLIRIITQREVMEIAIAIQAMGYGVTYVEAHGESGPGAIILAVVKRKDLEQITAVVKAIDANSFYTIEDVRSVSKGRFPSRRLSLRRGKLGGTFARA; via the coding sequence ATGCCATTTGGTTTCGACGCTGACGCCCGACTGTTGAGCTTCCTGCTCTTCCCGCTTCTGATTTTCCTGGCCCGCGTGCTGGATGTCTCCCTCGAGACGATTCGCATCATTCTCATCAGCAGAGGTATGAAGCTGCTTTCCTCCGCTATCGGCTTTGTGGAAATACTGATATGGCTGGCCGCGCTCGGTCATATCATGCAGCATCTCGATGACCCCGTCAATTACTTTGCCTATGCGGCGGGATTCGCGGTCGGGAACTACGTGGGGATATGGATCGAAAACAGACTTGCCATGGGTCTCTCACTTATTCGCATCATCACGCAGCGTGAGGTGATGGAAATCGCCATCGCCATTCAGGCGATGGGTTACGGCGTAACCTATGTCGAGGCACATGGAGAAAGCGGCCCCGGCGCGATTATCCTCGCAGTGGTGAAGCGCAAGGATCTGGAGCAAATCACCGCTGTGGTGAAGGCTATCGACGCAAATTCCTTCTACACCATCGAGGATGTGCGTTCGGTCAGCAAAGGGCGCTTTCCCAGCCGCAGGCTTTCATTACGCCGCGGGAAGCTGGGCGGGACCTTCGCAAGGGCTTGA
- a CDS encoding TonB-dependent receptor has product MTVAFKMALCAMALLASYAGTADAQSLRISGTVLDENSRRPIADVNISYGEDRGASTDAAGRFTLTIPDAGRAGAVRFRHIAYEPREIDATQLHGTVTILLQPRIIPLQSAEISGRRPEGIAAREMQISVKAIEADAFDGRGYLDVGDLLHAEHVLQVDEEFSGRKTLSMRGGNPDDVIVLFNGMKLNENSDNMFDLSMIDLADIERVELIKGSNTTLYGPDAFSGVINIVPADERPYTVRVQQQIGSYDAGIWSGQLYRRFGAWNAGYSVRNGASSRFYADVADAALRNSFIAHAAHIGWTLPGANAQTAGKFLLNFRYADNDYSNERDEENLDQRSIIAVGQYSGSVFGSEGFLLSAGWSGLRRDVALGTATNTLSRATDDGTVQARLEKTWGIGSADILISYQFSGGELDAEETASTILRQPVGFSRYSIQRQQHSFVGIGKLRGETGSSFLRHFHFDVALRHDMLNDRLSNSELRAGSSGAVLPTFGDWSHSLFKFAVGVSGMRDDILLDIFLSYGNNVKFPTLAQLVSVPALIDPTLSVDRLEAETNRSVELGASLTRTFSGRLISGWELNGGVFQNSYTNKLRSISTPGLPFDLYDNVDDASITGLEASAGVYFAGKVVLAEVGVSRYFISDLAAFPFRSESKQTISVSANYSGHSLRILAFHEGEQIGILRLPDGSFAETVLPAFRNLDVHVASSFSLGGLGAFITVSLRNLLNDSSVLLSGLALRDRRYYVTIGARY; this is encoded by the coding sequence ATGACCGTTGCCTTCAAAATGGCGCTGTGCGCCATGGCGCTGCTTGCGTCGTACGCCGGCACCGCCGACGCGCAATCCCTGCGCATCAGCGGAACGGTACTGGACGAAAATTCGCGGAGACCGATCGCGGATGTGAATATTTCCTACGGTGAAGATCGCGGAGCATCCACCGACGCGGCGGGACGCTTCACGCTCACCATTCCCGATGCCGGGCGCGCGGGCGCCGTGCGCTTCCGGCATATCGCGTATGAACCCCGGGAAATCGACGCCACCCAGTTACATGGTACCGTCACCATACTTCTGCAACCGCGCATCATCCCCCTGCAATCCGCTGAAATTTCCGGACGCCGTCCGGAGGGCATCGCGGCACGCGAAATGCAGATCTCCGTCAAAGCCATCGAAGCGGATGCGTTCGACGGGCGAGGCTATCTGGACGTTGGCGATCTTTTGCACGCCGAACATGTGCTGCAGGTGGACGAGGAGTTCAGCGGCAGAAAAACACTGTCCATGCGCGGGGGCAATCCCGACGACGTCATTGTGCTGTTCAATGGCATGAAACTGAACGAGAACAGTGACAACATGTTCGATCTTTCCATGATAGACCTTGCGGACATCGAACGCGTGGAGCTTATCAAGGGGAGCAATACGACGCTCTATGGCCCCGACGCATTTTCAGGAGTGATCAACATCGTCCCGGCAGACGAGCGGCCGTACACCGTCCGTGTGCAACAACAGATCGGCTCGTATGATGCGGGCATTTGGAGCGGTCAGCTCTATCGCCGCTTCGGCGCATGGAATGCGGGCTACAGCGTTCGGAACGGCGCGAGCAGCCGCTTCTACGCTGACGTTGCCGATGCTGCCTTACGGAATTCCTTCATCGCGCACGCGGCGCATATCGGCTGGACTCTCCCGGGCGCGAACGCGCAGACCGCGGGAAAATTTCTTCTCAACTTCCGCTACGCGGATAATGATTACAGCAATGAACGTGACGAAGAAAATCTTGACCAGCGCTCGATCATTGCGGTCGGCCAATACAGCGGTAGTGTGTTCGGCTCCGAAGGATTTCTTCTCTCCGCAGGTTGGTCCGGATTGCGTCGCGACGTCGCGTTGGGGACGGCGACAAACACGCTCAGCCGTGCGACCGACGATGGGACGGTGCAGGCACGGCTGGAGAAAACCTGGGGCATCGGTTCAGCGGATATTCTGATCTCCTATCAGTTTTCCGGTGGAGAGCTGGACGCCGAGGAGACGGCAAGCACTATTCTTCGGCAGCCGGTGGGATTTTCCCGCTACAGCATACAGCGACAGCAACATTCCTTCGTCGGTATCGGGAAACTCCGCGGCGAGACGGGTTCATCGTTTCTGCGGCATTTCCATTTCGACGTCGCATTGCGGCACGACATGCTGAACGACCGACTCAGCAACTCCGAACTGCGGGCGGGCAGCAGCGGCGCCGTGCTGCCGACCTTCGGGGATTGGTCGCATTCGCTCTTCAAGTTCGCTGTCGGGGTATCCGGCATGCGCGACGATATCCTGCTCGACATATTTCTCAGCTATGGCAACAACGTAAAATTCCCGACGCTCGCGCAACTCGTCAGCGTACCCGCGCTCATCGATCCTACATTGTCCGTGGACCGTCTTGAAGCAGAGACCAATCGCAGCGTCGAATTGGGTGCCTCGCTGACCCGGACGTTCAGTGGACGGCTCATCTCAGGCTGGGAGTTGAATGGAGGCGTCTTTCAAAACAGCTATACCAACAAACTTCGAAGTATCAGCACGCCCGGACTCCCATTCGATCTCTACGACAATGTGGACGACGCGTCAATCACCGGTCTCGAGGCCTCCGCGGGAGTGTATTTCGCGGGAAAAGTTGTCCTGGCGGAGGTCGGCGTCTCGCGATATTTTATCTCCGATCTCGCGGCCTTCCCCTTCCGATCCGAGAGTAAGCAGACTATCAGCGTATCCGCGAATTACTCCGGGCATTCCTTACGCATACTCGCCTTTCACGAAGGCGAGCAGATCGGTATCCTGCGTCTACCCGACGGAAGCTTCGCGGAAACCGTCCTGCCCGCGTTCCGCAATCTCGATGTACACGTCGCATCCTCCTTTTCTCTCGGCGGGCTGGGTGCTTTTATCACGGTAAGTCTCCGCAATCTGCTCAACGACAGCAGTGTCCTGCTGTCAGGACTGGCGTTGCGGGACAGGAGGTACTATGTCACCATCGGCGCCAGATACTGA
- a CDS encoding CocE/NonD family hydrolase, producing MLHAIPTIRTLALCICLSLPSLAAFSQIPYQETDIPVRDGKTLKADLYIGGGIDRKPVILVQTPYNRLVYRVSLGRKGSNFPLDTSAYHYVFVDWRGFYGSAAAAVPGYDRGLDGYDIVEWLAAQPWCNGKIGTYGGSALGMIQFQTARHKPPHLVCAAPAIIDYRTEYSDYYCQGVLRYEHVQSLERLGFTSSALITSRPAENAVWDLIRNQSDYPEEIAVPLLMCSGWFDHYPADVLRAFADLRTRSDARVRSQHKLLMGPWTHSEVDLETQGDLRFPEAVDVFRDAALQFFAYHLLGAKNGWPLQPALRYFQMGENSWETADGWDARPAIPYTLHLHSDGSPGRADGIGCRDAHHVLRSP from the coding sequence ATGCTTCATGCGATACCAACGATCCGTACATTGGCACTCTGTATTTGCCTCTCGCTTCCGTCCCTGGCAGCCTTCTCGCAAATACCCTATCAGGAGACAGATATTCCCGTACGGGACGGGAAAACACTCAAGGCGGATCTGTACATCGGGGGCGGTATCGACAGAAAGCCCGTCATTCTGGTACAGACACCGTACAATCGCCTTGTGTACCGCGTAAGTCTTGGGAGGAAGGGATCGAACTTCCCGCTCGACACCAGTGCGTATCACTATGTATTCGTTGATTGGCGTGGATTCTACGGATCCGCTGCGGCTGCAGTACCGGGCTATGACCGGGGTCTCGACGGCTACGATATCGTTGAATGGCTCGCGGCGCAACCCTGGTGCAACGGTAAAATAGGGACCTATGGCGGTTCGGCGCTCGGTATGATTCAGTTTCAAACAGCCCGGCACAAGCCCCCCCATCTCGTCTGCGCGGCACCTGCCATTATCGATTACAGGACAGAATACTCGGATTACTATTGTCAGGGCGTTCTGCGGTATGAACACGTGCAATCGCTTGAGCGCCTGGGATTCACCAGCAGCGCTCTGATCACTTCACGTCCGGCAGAAAACGCCGTGTGGGATCTGATCCGAAATCAGTCGGATTATCCGGAGGAGATTGCCGTTCCACTGCTCATGTGCAGCGGCTGGTTCGACCACTATCCCGCGGACGTACTTCGCGCATTTGCAGACTTGCGCACCCGCAGTGACGCACGTGTACGGTCGCAGCATAAACTCCTCATGGGGCCATGGACGCACAGCGAGGTGGATCTGGAGACGCAGGGCGATTTGCGCTTTCCCGAAGCGGTGGATGTGTTTCGCGATGCCGCACTGCAGTTTTTCGCGTATCATCTTCTGGGCGCGAAAAATGGCTGGCCCCTTCAACCGGCGCTGCGTTACTTCCAGATGGGAGAAAACAGCTGGGAAACAGCCGACGGATGGGATGCAAGGCCCGCAATCCCATACACGCTGCATTTGCATTCAGACGGCAGCCCTGGCCGAGCAGATGGAATCGGTTGCCGCGACGCGCATCATGTCCTACGATCCCCGTGA
- a CDS encoding CocE/NonD family hydrolase → MESVAATRIMSYDPRDPSPSFGGARFNPLDPTAIAGPLDISTTVESRQDALVFSSSPLGANVRTAGPIEVIVTLSSNRTDTDISVRLCDVYPDGRSYILGDGIRRMRFRDGTRSEVLMQPGAPYTTTVSLPDIAHTFLPGHRIRVVIASSNWPRFDRNLNNGGTMYIAGDTLLAENTVHFGPGSRAELLLQLSSPLSSGGYSSPTADHGILDVHPHPLNPAATALRIVLAATAHAATVSVHDMFGRPVRHLPSPDTEGRTAVHWDGRDTSGRIVAAGTYFIRMIDRGVVYQKPLLIVR, encoded by the coding sequence ATGGAATCGGTTGCCGCGACGCGCATCATGTCCTACGATCCCCGTGATCCGTCGCCTTCCTTTGGAGGCGCCAGGTTCAATCCCCTTGATCCTACGGCCATCGCGGGTCCGCTGGATATTTCGACCACGGTGGAAAGCCGACAGGATGCGTTGGTTTTCTCTTCATCGCCTCTGGGAGCCAACGTTCGCACCGCAGGCCCCATTGAGGTAATCGTCACTCTTTCCTCGAACCGCACCGACACCGATATCAGCGTACGCCTGTGCGATGTGTATCCTGATGGACGTTCATATATTCTCGGCGACGGCATTCGGCGCATGCGCTTCCGGGACGGCACGCGCTCCGAAGTGCTGATGCAACCCGGGGCGCCATACACCACCACTGTGTCGCTGCCCGATATTGCGCATACTTTTCTTCCTGGGCACCGCATCCGTGTCGTGATCGCTTCTTCCAACTGGCCGCGTTTCGATCGAAATCTCAACAACGGCGGAACAATGTACATCGCCGGCGACACCCTGCTCGCGGAAAACACAGTACATTTCGGCCCCGGGTCACGCGCTGAGTTGTTGCTGCAATTGAGCTCCCCGCTCTCCTCCGGCGGATATTCTTCGCCAACCGCGGATCACGGCATTCTGGATGTCCATCCACATCCCTTGAATCCCGCGGCGACCGCACTCCGCATCGTCCTCGCCGCTACCGCACACGCTGCGACCGTCAGCGTGCATGACATGTTCGGCAGACCGGTACGGCATCTTCCCTCGCCTGACACAGAGGGTCGCACGGCCGTGCACTGGGATGGCCGGGATACCTCCGGACGTATCGTTGCTGCCGGGACGTACTTCATACGCATGATCGACCGCGGCGTCGTGTATCAAAAACCGCTGCTGATCGTCCGCTGA
- a CDS encoding antibiotic biosynthesis monooxygenase: MTENTTRPERTVVQSDIEVSNRAPLSTSDGPVTAVIRRTVKPGKEAEFELWLKGIGGDALRFPGHMGTNIIRPTSSSRPEYVIIFRFDSYQHLEDWETSEIRHRWVQRVQDLIIGETHIHRLSGLEYWFTVQDLPEYDAPPRIKMAVVTWLALFPVVLVVQPLMLWLLDFLPSWTQVMIIAAVMVALMTYAVMPVMTKIFKPWLFRKPRHS, encoded by the coding sequence ATGACTGAGAATACCACCCGACCAGAGAGAACGGTTGTGCAAAGCGACATCGAGGTTTCGAACAGGGCTCCCCTCTCCACTTCGGACGGCCCCGTCACCGCGGTGATTCGCCGCACGGTCAAACCCGGAAAGGAAGCGGAGTTCGAACTGTGGCTTAAAGGTATAGGCGGCGATGCATTGCGATTCCCGGGACATATGGGAACCAACATCATCCGCCCGACCAGCTCATCCCGGCCTGAGTACGTTATTATTTTCCGTTTCGACAGCTATCAGCATCTCGAGGACTGGGAGACCTCGGAAATCCGTCACCGCTGGGTACAGCGTGTGCAGGATCTGATCATCGGTGAGACGCACATCCACCGTCTTTCGGGCCTCGAGTACTGGTTTACGGTACAGGACCTGCCTGAGTACGATGCACCTCCACGGATAAAAATGGCGGTTGTCACCTGGCTTGCCCTCTTCCCGGTAGTGCTCGTCGTTCAGCCGCTCATGCTGTGGCTTCTGGATTTTCTGCCGTCGTGGACACAGGTCATGATCATCGCTGCGGTGATGGTCGCTCTCATGACCTACGCGGTCATGCCGGTGATGACAAAGATTTTCAAGCCCTGGCTGTTCCGGAAGCCCCGGCATTCCTGA
- a CDS encoding IPT/TIG domain-containing protein, with the protein MTLRFLSLLVISLLFVAACSDDDTSTPFTPSVNVSISSVVPLSGPAGATVTIKGSNFGTNSGELSIKFGGIAVTPTSLADTEMKIRVPAALPKGNSNIEIQRGTGKKVTLQFTVEDPVVGIWTSQGQANVAPLLYDPPLNIRKIVATFKADGSYIMVRTDSNNVSQTFTGTYVAAAGNAPAPNNNIRTIVINQSPPNALTVEGIYEITVLDTGVSMNFEVVQTDPPIGIAKPTPAAGFGSTGGGSAGPNYIQKYLK; encoded by the coding sequence ATGACGCTTCGATTCCTCTCCCTCCTTGTGATCTCATTACTGTTCGTCGCGGCCTGCTCCGACGACGATACGTCCACGCCCTTTACACCGTCCGTCAACGTCAGCATTTCGTCCGTTGTACCTCTGTCCGGTCCCGCTGGGGCTACCGTGACCATCAAGGGGTCGAATTTCGGAACGAACAGTGGTGAATTGTCCATCAAGTTTGGTGGCATCGCGGTCACGCCTACATCGCTTGCCGATACGGAGATGAAAATTCGCGTTCCGGCAGCACTGCCGAAGGGCAATTCGAACATTGAAATTCAACGAGGAACAGGGAAAAAGGTAACCCTGCAATTCACCGTGGAAGACCCCGTGGTCGGTATCTGGACCTCACAGGGCCAAGCCAACGTCGCACCGCTTCTGTATGATCCGCCCCTCAACATTCGGAAAATCGTCGCCACATTCAAGGCGGATGGTTCGTACATCATGGTCAGGACGGACAGTAACAACGTGTCGCAGACCTTCACCGGCACCTACGTTGCCGCCGCCGGCAACGCGCCCGCTCCGAACAACAACATTCGTACCATCGTGATCAATCAGAGTCCTCCCAATGCGCTCACCGTCGAGGGAATCTATGAGATCACCGTCCTGGATACGGGCGTATCCATGAATTTCGAAGTTGTGCAGACGGATCCGCCGATCGGTATCGCGAAACCGACCCCCGCAGCGGGATTCGGCAGCACCGGCGGTGGCTCTGCGGGACCGAATTATATTCAGAAGTACCTGAAGTAA